A genome region from Nitrospira sp. includes the following:
- a CDS encoding TPM domain-containing protein, which produces MRMMGRAGWGLLVGWLWLTGVASLPAVALDVPPLSGRIVDQAHVLPPAVVERLTADLAAHEAKTSNQVAVLIIPSLEGEPLFDFSHRVATAWKLGRKGSDNGVLLLVSIKDRHIRLEVGYGLEGMLTDARSAQIIRNEIVPRFRAGDVPAGVTAGVQAILRTIEGTYSAPEHPAATPSSSDTFANVAFAVILGIVVGLFFSRANRVVGPVVGGGLSFLAAPWVTPALIAGAVSLVLVGLLSGVGQGPGPGRRRNGSPFDGTWFSTQQGGWGGGGFGGSFGGSGGFSGGGGDFGGGGASGDW; this is translated from the coding sequence ATGCGGATGATGGGCCGAGCAGGGTGGGGGCTCCTCGTCGGATGGCTGTGGCTCACAGGGGTGGCCAGCCTTCCAGCCGTAGCGCTGGATGTGCCGCCGCTCAGTGGTCGCATCGTGGATCAGGCGCATGTCCTCCCGCCGGCCGTAGTCGAGCGACTCACCGCCGATCTGGCGGCGCACGAAGCCAAGACGTCCAATCAGGTGGCGGTCCTCATCATTCCATCGTTGGAGGGCGAGCCGCTGTTTGACTTTTCCCATCGAGTGGCCACTGCGTGGAAGTTGGGCCGCAAGGGGTCCGACAACGGCGTCTTGCTTCTCGTGTCGATCAAGGATCGACACATTCGTCTGGAAGTCGGCTACGGGCTTGAAGGGATGCTGACCGATGCGCGGTCGGCCCAGATTATCCGAAACGAGATTGTCCCCCGATTTCGAGCCGGCGATGTTCCGGCCGGCGTCACTGCCGGGGTCCAAGCCATCTTGCGTACGATTGAAGGGACCTACAGTGCACCCGAACATCCGGCCGCTACTCCTTCTTCGAGTGATACCTTTGCCAATGTTGCCTTCGCGGTGATCCTGGGAATCGTCGTCGGTCTCTTCTTCTCGCGCGCCAATCGGGTGGTGGGGCCTGTTGTCGGGGGAGGCCTTTCGTTTCTCGCTGCCCCATGGGTGACACCGGCTTTGATTGCCGGGGCCGTGAGCCTAGTTCTGGTCGGTCTGCTGAGTGGGGTGGGGCAGGGACCTGGGCCGGGACGGCGGAGAAATGGCAGTCCATTCGATGGCACCTGGTTCAGCACACAACAAGGCGGCTGGGGCGGTGGCGGTTTCGGCGGATCGTTCGGAGGATCAGGCGGCTTTTCCGGCGGTGGCGGCGATTTCGGAGGAGGAGGCGCCAGTGGCGACTGGTAG
- a CDS encoding PilZ domain-containing protein encodes MALPLICPQCGEHNVFRSRCTTLRERVQALACIAPFHCQSCSFRFQAFRLGRSYPAQMLDRRQHLRIPVHLFLSFSGGKVRGEGTVLDISMGGCIIESQTPVHVDDIFYLQIAIENEQTPLEVAAMVRSVSSRGIVFKFLRSAQDNKRLLTFVHAKTESVDVSPST; translated from the coding sequence ATGGCTCTGCCCCTAATTTGCCCGCAGTGTGGCGAACACAATGTATTTCGGTCGCGCTGCACTACGTTGAGAGAACGGGTGCAGGCGCTCGCCTGCATTGCCCCGTTTCATTGTCAGTCCTGTAGTTTCCGTTTTCAGGCCTTTCGGCTAGGACGCAGCTATCCGGCGCAGATGCTTGATCGCCGTCAGCACCTGCGGATTCCTGTTCACCTCTTCTTGTCGTTTTCAGGCGGAAAGGTGCGGGGCGAAGGAACGGTGTTGGATATTTCGATGGGCGGGTGCATTATCGAGAGCCAGACGCCGGTGCATGTGGACGATATTTTTTATCTTCAGATCGCGATTGAGAATGAGCAGACTCCGCTCGAAGTCGCCGCGATGGTGCGTTCCGTGAGCTCGCGCGGTATTGTGTTCAAGTTTCTCCGATCGGCACAAGACAACAAACGCCTCCTTACATTCGTACACGCCAAGACCGAATCTGTCGACGTGAGTCCCTCCACCTAA
- a CDS encoding LemA family protein, with the protein MVMSLMRSMSGVVLFAAILILSGCGYNDLQGLDEDTKAAWSEVINQYQRRADLIPNLVNTVKGYAAHEKDTLESVVAARAKATSIQVTPELLKDEAAFKKFQEAQQGLSSALGRLLALAENYPNLKADQGFRDLQSQLEGTENRITVARKRYIDKVAEFNKMVRFFPTNLTAKFLLHLDEKANFTVADEKAVAKPPEVKF; encoded by the coding sequence ATGGTGATGTCACTGATGCGTTCAATGAGCGGAGTCGTGCTGTTTGCTGCAATCCTTATCCTCTCCGGCTGCGGCTATAACGACTTGCAAGGTCTTGATGAGGATACCAAGGCGGCTTGGAGCGAGGTGATCAACCAGTACCAGAGGCGGGCTGATTTGATTCCGAATCTGGTGAATACGGTGAAGGGATATGCCGCGCACGAGAAAGATACGCTGGAAAGCGTTGTGGCGGCTCGTGCGAAGGCCACCAGCATTCAAGTGACGCCGGAGTTGCTCAAGGACGAAGCCGCGTTCAAAAAATTCCAAGAGGCGCAACAGGGGCTGTCGAGTGCGTTGGGGCGGTTGCTTGCCTTGGCCGAGAATTATCCCAACCTCAAGGCGGATCAGGGCTTCCGTGATCTGCAGAGCCAACTCGAAGGCACGGAGAATCGCATCACCGTGGCCCGCAAGCGGTATATCGACAAGGTTGCGGAATTCAATAAGATGGTTCGTTTTTTCCCCACGAATCTCACGGCCAAGTTCCTTCTGCATCTGGATGAGAAGGCTAATTTTACCGTGGCCGACGAAAAGGCGGTTGCCAAGCCACCGGAAGTGAAGTTCTAA
- a CDS encoding TPM domain-containing protein produces the protein MATGRGPVLTDEERARVEAAVQAAEQRTSAEIVPMIVGRSGVYREAQHRAGLLSAVLVLTALLTIETAWLPWGWHAANAFWLLGGTMVAYVLGSLAGTWPPVLRLFTSRERMYQKVQLRAKLAFAQHGLAQTREHTGVLLLVSLLERQVSVLVDQSLRDRITSEQWQEVVAVVVERLKVGDLAGGLCCGIDASGRLLAQACPARAGDNPNELSDRVIQDT, from the coding sequence GTGGCGACTGGTAGAGGGCCGGTGCTGACGGATGAGGAGCGAGCGCGGGTCGAGGCGGCCGTGCAGGCGGCCGAGCAACGAACCAGTGCTGAAATTGTGCCGATGATCGTCGGGCGATCCGGTGTGTATCGCGAGGCACAGCATCGGGCCGGATTATTGAGCGCGGTCCTTGTTCTGACGGCGCTGCTGACGATTGAAACCGCCTGGCTTCCTTGGGGGTGGCATGCCGCGAATGCCTTCTGGTTGCTTGGGGGGACCATGGTGGCCTATGTCCTCGGATCCTTGGCCGGGACATGGCCTCCGGTGTTGCGACTTTTTACATCCCGCGAGCGGATGTATCAGAAGGTGCAGTTGCGGGCGAAATTGGCGTTTGCTCAGCATGGTCTCGCGCAGACCCGCGAGCACACAGGAGTTCTACTGCTGGTGTCCTTACTCGAACGGCAGGTCTCTGTGTTGGTAGACCAATCCTTGCGTGATCGGATCACCAGCGAGCAGTGGCAGGAAGTTGTTGCGGTGGTGGTCGAACGACTGAAGGTCGGCGATCTCGCAGGCGGTCTCTGCTGCGGCATCGACGCCAGCGGAAGGTTGCTCGCTCAGGCCTGTCCTGCACGTGCCGGCGACAACCCCAATGAGCTGTCGGATCGGGTGATCCAAGATACCTGA